A portion of the Streptomyces coeruleoprunus genome contains these proteins:
- a CDS encoding S8 family peptidase yields MSVMRTSRRRAAAASAIAVAALALGSLSALPATAAESAPEGVIENADAPDAVAGSYIVTLDESAADSDAASGKAVAARYGAKIKKTYTAALNGYAVELSEAQAKKLAADPAVESVVQDRVFTISGTQPSPPSWGLDRIDQRALPLNQSYTYPDPGGQGVTAYIIDTGVRITHGDFGGRASYGYDAIDNDNTAQDGHGHGTHVAGTVAGSSYGVAKNAKIVGVRVLNNSGSGTTAQVVAGIDWVTRNAVKPAVANMSLGGGADTALDNAVRNSIASGVTYAIAAGNDGRDASSTSPARVAEAITVGSTTSSDARSSFSNYGSILDIFAPGSSITSAWNSSDTATNTISGTSMATPHVAGAAALYLANNRTATPSQVATALTSAATTGVVGSPGTGSPNRLLYVGDGGTTPPPDGPRFENTGDYAINDNSTVESPISVTGVAGNAPSDLQVPVNIVHTYIGDLRLQLIAPDGTAYLLKDFGTGGSSDNINTTYTVNASSEVANGTWKLRVADNANWDTGKIDSWALQF; encoded by the coding sequence ATGTCCGTGATGCGTACGTCGCGCCGCAGAGCCGCCGCGGCCAGTGCGATAGCCGTCGCCGCCCTCGCCCTCGGCTCCCTCTCCGCCCTCCCGGCCACCGCGGCCGAGTCCGCCCCCGAAGGCGTCATCGAGAACGCCGACGCCCCCGACGCCGTCGCCGGCAGCTACATCGTCACCCTGGACGAGTCCGCCGCCGACTCGGACGCCGCCTCCGGCAAGGCGGTCGCGGCCCGCTACGGCGCGAAGATCAAGAAGACGTACACCGCCGCCCTCAACGGCTACGCCGTCGAACTCTCCGAGGCGCAGGCGAAGAAGCTCGCCGCCGACCCGGCCGTCGAGTCCGTCGTCCAGGACCGCGTCTTCACGATCTCCGGCACCCAGCCGTCCCCGCCGTCCTGGGGCCTGGACCGGATCGACCAGCGCGCCCTGCCGCTCAACCAGAGCTACACGTACCCCGACCCGGGGGGCCAGGGCGTCACCGCGTACATCATCGACACCGGCGTCCGCATCACCCACGGCGACTTCGGCGGCCGGGCCTCGTACGGCTACGACGCGATCGACAACGACAACACGGCCCAGGACGGCCACGGCCACGGCACCCACGTGGCCGGTACGGTCGCGGGCTCCTCGTACGGCGTGGCCAAGAACGCCAAGATCGTCGGTGTCCGCGTGCTCAACAACTCCGGCTCCGGCACCACCGCCCAGGTCGTCGCGGGCATCGACTGGGTCACCCGCAACGCCGTCAAGCCGGCCGTCGCCAACATGAGCCTCGGCGGCGGCGCCGACACCGCCCTCGACAACGCTGTCCGCAACTCGATCGCCTCCGGCGTCACGTACGCCATCGCCGCCGGCAACGACGGCCGCGACGCCTCCAGCACCTCGCCCGCCCGCGTCGCCGAGGCCATCACCGTCGGCTCGACGACCAGCTCCGACGCGCGCTCCAGCTTCTCCAACTACGGCAGCATCCTGGACATCTTCGCGCCGGGCTCCTCCATCACGTCCGCCTGGAACAGCAGCGACACCGCGACCAACACCATCTCCGGTACGTCGATGGCCACCCCGCACGTCGCGGGCGCCGCCGCCCTGTACCTGGCCAACAACCGCACGGCCACGCCGTCGCAGGTCGCCACCGCGCTGACGTCCGCCGCCACCACCGGCGTCGTCGGCAGCCCGGGCACCGGCTCCCCGAACCGCCTGCTGTACGTGGGTGACGGCGGCACCACCCCGCCGCCGGACGGCCCGCGCTTCGAGAACACCGGCGACTACGCGATCAACGACAACTCCACCGTCGAGTCGCCGATCAGCGTCACCGGCGTCGCGGGCAACGCCCCGTCCGACCTCCAGGTGCCGGTGAACATCGTCCACACCTACATCGGTGACCTCCGCCTCCAGCTGATCGCGCCCGACGGGACCGCGTACCTGCTGAAGGACTTCGGCACCGGCGGCAGCAGCGACAACATCAACACCACGTACACCGTCAACGCCTCGTCCGAGGTCGCCAACGGCACGTGGAAGCTGCGCGTCGCGGACAACGCCAACTGGGACACCGGAAAGATCGACTCCTGGGCGCTGCAGTTCTGA
- a CDS encoding DUF4190 domain-containing protein: protein MSSSSPQGWPPPQQPYPPVPPPPGAVHPSANTNGLAIASLVTGLVCLVPPLGLILGAFALGRIKKKGERGKGLAVAGMILSLISTLLVATGIATGAFSKALDGVREVKEEVASSSSAFALRKGDCFNTPNGVQNEEEVERVKSVKCAQPHDAEVTGSFKLTGDTWPGVPEIEKIAEERCFAMGEAYAMDAWAVPDNAWTFYYHPTKESWSTIKDRTVTCAFVAEKGKLTTGSLRSDETTLDADQLVFLKALNPTESVFGEEPEEDPDTNLDANVKWAGKVEKTLRDAGAALEAHTFSGPSQKAVADLVRDLDEARKHWTKAAKATDADTFWEHYEPGYDALPADFGKEARAALKLDTTPPGGTESGSGS, encoded by the coding sequence GTGTCATCGTCCTCGCCCCAGGGCTGGCCACCGCCCCAGCAGCCGTACCCGCCGGTGCCCCCGCCGCCCGGTGCCGTCCACCCCTCGGCGAACACGAACGGGCTCGCCATCGCCTCCCTCGTCACCGGCCTCGTGTGCCTCGTGCCGCCGCTCGGCCTGATCCTCGGCGCGTTCGCGCTCGGCCGGATCAAGAAGAAGGGCGAGCGCGGCAAGGGCCTGGCCGTCGCGGGCATGATCCTCTCCCTGATCAGCACCCTGCTCGTGGCGACCGGCATCGCCACCGGCGCGTTCTCCAAGGCGCTGGACGGGGTCAGGGAGGTCAAGGAGGAGGTCGCCAGCTCCAGCTCCGCCTTCGCCCTGCGCAAGGGCGACTGCTTCAACACGCCGAACGGCGTGCAGAACGAGGAGGAGGTCGAGCGGGTCAAGAGCGTGAAGTGCGCGCAGCCGCACGACGCCGAGGTGACGGGCTCCTTCAAGCTCACCGGCGACACGTGGCCCGGCGTCCCCGAGATCGAGAAGATCGCCGAGGAGCGCTGCTTCGCGATGGGCGAGGCGTACGCCATGGACGCCTGGGCCGTCCCGGACAACGCCTGGACCTTCTACTACCACCCGACCAAGGAGAGCTGGTCGACCATCAAGGACCGCACGGTCACCTGTGCGTTCGTCGCCGAGAAGGGCAAGCTCACCACCGGTTCGCTGCGCAGCGACGAGACGACCCTGGACGCCGACCAGCTGGTCTTCCTGAAGGCGCTCAACCCGACCGAGAGCGTGTTCGGCGAGGAGCCGGAGGAGGATCCGGACACGAACCTGGACGCCAATGTGAAGTGGGCCGGCAAGGTCGAGAAGACCCTGCGGGACGCGGGCGCCGCACTGGAGGCGCACACCTTCTCGGGCCCGTCGCAGAAGGCGGTCGCGGACCTCGTCCGCGACCTGGACGAGGCGCGCAAGCACTGGACGAAGGCCGCCAAGGCCACCGACGCGGACACGTTCTGGGAGCACTACGAACCCGGCTACGACGCCCTGCCCGCCGACTTCGGCAAGGAGGCGCGGGCCGCGCTGAAGCTCGACACCACGCCGCCGGGCGGCACGGAGTCCGGCAGCGGCTCCTGA